The window CTGGGCGGCACCCTGTCGGCCGACTTCCAGTGCGAAATGGGCCACAAGCTGACCATCTGGAAGAATGAAACCGACGACAAGCACATCGCCATCCGCTGGGACAAGCGCATCCACCGCCTGACCCGCGTGGAGACCACCACCGGCGCCAACCGCTTCGAGAACCGCAAGATGGGCCTGGTCTGGATCGGCATCCCGGCCAAGGGTCTGCTGCTGGACTCCAAGAAGGGCCAGCAACTGGCCAACGAATGCAAGAACGCCGACCAGATCAAGGCCGCCGCTGCTGCATCGGCAGCACCGGCAGCCACGGTCGCTGCGGCGCCTCACCAGAACTGAACCGGGAAGGCTGACATTCCCGACAGGACGTATCCGTAACAAAGAATCAAAGAATCAAAGAATCACAGAATCAGGCAGCACCCCGCAGTTCACCATTGCAGCGCAAACCGGATTCGACTAGCTAGCATCACTAAATTGCCAATTAAGGAGAAGAGGCCATGTCTCGCAACACATTGAACACCCTAAAGGAATTCAAGATTTCCGGTTCCAAGAAGGGCAAGTTCTACTCCCTGCCCGCCCTGCAAAAGTCGCTGGGCGTGAATATCTCGCGCCTGCCGGTGTCCATCCGTATCGTGCTGGAATCGGTGCTGCGTAACTGCGATGGCCAGAAGGTCACCGAAGAACACGTCAAGCAACTGGCCAACTGGGGCGCCAAGGCGGCCCGCGTAGATGAGATCCCCTTCGTGGTCGCCCGCGTGGTGCTGCAGGACTTCACTGGCGTGCCGCTCTTGGCCGACCTGGCCGCCATGCGCAACGTCGCCAGCAAGCTGGGCAAGAACCCCAAGAACATCGAACCGCTGGTCCCGGTGGACCTGGTGGTGGACCACTCGGTGCAGATCGACCACTTCCGCGAGAAGAAGGCTCTGGACCTGAACATGAAGCTGGAATTCTCGCGCAACAACGAGCGCTACCAGTTCATGAAGTGGGGCATGCAAGCCTTCGACACCTTCGGCGTGGTGCCCCCGGGCTTCGGCATCGTCCACCAGGTCAACCTGGAATACCTGGCGCGCGGCGTGCACAACAAGACCGGCGTCTACTACCCTGACACCCTGGTCGGCACCGACTCCCACACCACCATGATCAACGGCATCGGCGTGGTCGGCTGGGGCGTGGGCGGCATCGAAGCCGAAGCCGGCATGCTGGGCCAGCCGGTCTACTTCCTGACCCCGGACGTGGTCGGCGTGAACCTGACCGGCGCCCTGCGCGAAGGCGTCACCGCCACCGACCTGGTGCTGACCATCACCGAACTGCTGCGCCAGACCAAGGTGGTGGGCAAGTTCGTCGAATTCTTCGGTGAAGGCACCGAATCGCTGTCGCTGACCGACCGCGCCACCATCGCCAACATGGCGCCGGAATACGGCGCCACCATGGGCTTCTTCCCGGTCGACGACGCCACCATCGAATACTTCAAGGGCACCGGCCGCACCAAGGCCGAGATCGACGCCTTCGAAGCCTACTTCAAGGCCCAGGAACTGTACGGCGTGCCCAAGGCTGGCCAGATCGACTACACCCAGGAAGTGTCGCTGGACCTGGGCACCGTCGCCCCGTCGCTGGCAGGTCCCAAGCGTCCGCAAGACCGTATCGAAATCGGCAACGTCAAGTCGACCTTCTCCGATCTGTTCACCAAGCCGACCGCTGAAAACGGCTTCAACAAGAAAGCCGAAGACCTGGGCGCGTCCTACAAGAACGCCGACGGTGTGGACCTGCACAACGGTGACGTGCTGATCGCCGCCATCACCTCCTGCACCAACACCTCCAACCCGAGCGTGCTGCTGGCCGCCGGCCTGTTGGCCAAGAAGGCAGTGGAAGCCGGCCTGAAGGTCGCTCCGCACATCAAGACCTCGCTGGCCCCTGGCTCGCGCGTGGTGACCAAGTACCTGGAAGCCGCAGGCCTCTTGCCCTACCTGGAAAAGCTGGGCTTTGGCGTGACCGCCTACGGTTGCACCACCTGCATCGGCAACGCTGGCGACCTGACCCCGGCCATGAACGAAGCCATCGTCAAGAACGACGTGGTGGCGGCCGCCGTGCTGTCGGGCAACCGCAACTTCGAAGCCCGTATCCACCCGAACATCCGCGCCAACTTCCTGGCTTCGCCCCCGCTGGTGGTGGCCTACGCCATTGCTGGCAATGTCACCCGTGACCTGATGACCGAGCCGGTCGGCAAGGGCAAGGGCGGCAAGGACATCTACCTGGGCGACATCTGGCCGACCTCGCAAGAGATCGAAAAGCTGCTGAAGTTCGCCATGAACGCCAAGACCTTCAAGGAAAACTACGCCGATGTGAAGGGCGCTCCGGGCAAGCTGTGGGAAGCCATCAAGGGCGTCGCCAAGGGTGAAGTCTACAACTGGCCGAGCTCGACCTACATCGCCGAGCCGCCGTTCTTCGAGAACTTCAGCGAAGAGCCCAAGGCCGCTGCCG is drawn from Herbaspirillum seropedicae and contains these coding sequences:
- the acnA gene encoding aconitate hydratase AcnA translates to MSRNTLNTLKEFKISGSKKGKFYSLPALQKSLGVNISRLPVSIRIVLESVLRNCDGQKVTEEHVKQLANWGAKAARVDEIPFVVARVVLQDFTGVPLLADLAAMRNVASKLGKNPKNIEPLVPVDLVVDHSVQIDHFREKKALDLNMKLEFSRNNERYQFMKWGMQAFDTFGVVPPGFGIVHQVNLEYLARGVHNKTGVYYPDTLVGTDSHTTMINGIGVVGWGVGGIEAEAGMLGQPVYFLTPDVVGVNLTGALREGVTATDLVLTITELLRQTKVVGKFVEFFGEGTESLSLTDRATIANMAPEYGATMGFFPVDDATIEYFKGTGRTKAEIDAFEAYFKAQELYGVPKAGQIDYTQEVSLDLGTVAPSLAGPKRPQDRIEIGNVKSTFSDLFTKPTAENGFNKKAEDLGASYKNADGVDLHNGDVLIAAITSCTNTSNPSVLLAAGLLAKKAVEAGLKVAPHIKTSLAPGSRVVTKYLEAAGLLPYLEKLGFGVTAYGCTTCIGNAGDLTPAMNEAIVKNDVVAAAVLSGNRNFEARIHPNIRANFLASPPLVVAYAIAGNVTRDLMTEPVGKGKGGKDIYLGDIWPTSQEIEKLLKFAMNAKTFKENYADVKGAPGKLWEAIKGVAKGEVYNWPSSTYIAEPPFFENFSEEPKAAAAGITGARALGVFGDSITTDHISPAGSIKESSPAGKWLQANGVLKADFNSYGSRRGNHEIMMRGTFANVRIKNLMIPAKEDGSRVEGGITIHQPSGEEMSIYDAAMKYVAEGTPTMVFGGEEYGTGSSRDWAAKGTQLLGVKAVIARSFERIHRSNLVGMGVLPLQFLGNDSVQSLGITGDETFDLKGLEGEIKPQQEATLVIHRKNGETKEVKLLLRIDTPIEVDYYKHGGILPFVLRQLLAA